A region of Rhodospirillaceae bacterium DNA encodes the following proteins:
- a CDS encoding ABC transporter substrate-binding protein, which translates to MLRFISDLSLGILAFSLILAPLAAAASNEPPLVIGIDADMSGGSARSGLAIQRGAEIAISEINTRGGVLGRPLELLTLDHRGNPERGAENIKKFAKTKNLIGLLAGLHTPVALHELKLVHKHELIFLVPWAAGTQVVDNGFSPNFVFRVSVRDQYAGEFLVNRALKEGHKRLGLLLENTGWGRSNEKAMRAALGRAGLVPAGVSWFHWGAHNMHRTLRDLIDQKIDAVILVANAPEGTKVVHAMSSLPKPDRRPIISHWGIAGGSFFETIHDVRSNIDLRVLQTFSFIYPTFPERAKPVIEAYLARYTDAQTALDIFAPVGTAHAYDLVHLLAVAVEQAQSTNSRAVRIALENLPPHRGLIRDYTPAFTSNNHDALTSDDFNISRFDVDGTIVPIR; encoded by the coding sequence TTGCTCCGCTTCATATCTGATTTGTCGCTTGGTATTTTGGCGTTTTCCTTGATTTTGGCACCGCTCGCCGCTGCAGCTTCGAATGAACCACCGCTCGTCATAGGAATCGACGCTGACATGTCTGGAGGGTCCGCACGTTCGGGGCTCGCAATCCAGCGCGGTGCGGAAATCGCAATATCGGAGATCAATACCCGAGGCGGTGTGCTTGGTCGACCGTTGGAATTGTTGACACTCGACCACCGCGGAAATCCAGAGAGAGGCGCCGAAAACATCAAGAAATTTGCCAAGACGAAAAATCTGATTGGTTTGCTAGCGGGGCTGCACACGCCCGTAGCGTTGCATGAGTTAAAGCTGGTTCATAAGCACGAACTTATTTTCCTGGTCCCCTGGGCGGCCGGAACGCAAGTTGTTGATAACGGCTTCAGTCCGAATTTCGTATTTCGGGTGTCCGTGCGGGACCAATACGCAGGAGAATTCCTGGTAAATCGGGCGCTGAAAGAAGGCCATAAACGTTTGGGGTTGCTGTTGGAGAATACCGGGTGGGGCCGATCCAACGAGAAGGCCATGAGGGCGGCTCTCGGGAGGGCCGGTTTGGTGCCGGCGGGCGTTTCTTGGTTCCATTGGGGTGCTCATAATATGCACCGCACATTAAGAGATTTAATTGACCAGAAGATCGATGCGGTCATCTTAGTCGCCAATGCCCCCGAAGGCACAAAGGTGGTTCATGCCATGTCTTCGCTTCCAAAACCAGATCGACGTCCCATCATCTCCCATTGGGGGATTGCTGGCGGTTCATTCTTTGAAACGATTCACGACGTCAGATCCAATATCGATTTGAGAGTGCTACAGACTTTTTCCTTCATCTACCCAACCTTTCCCGAGCGCGCGAAGCCCGTAATCGAGGCTTATTTGGCGCGTTATACGGACGCACAGACGGCACTGGACATATTTGCCCCCGTCGGAACCGCACATGCATACGACTTGGTCCATCTGCTAGCAGTGGCGGTAGAACAAGCGCAGAGCACAAATTCGCGCGCCGTGCGAATTGCCCTCGAAAACCTGCCGCCGCACAGAGGTTTGATAAGGGATTACACTCCTGCATTCACATCCAATAACCACGATGCCTTAACTTCGGATGACTTTAACATTTCCAGATTCGACGTAGATGGCACCATTGTGCCAATTCGATAA
- a CDS encoding response regulator: protein MAKILIVDDDEHLLDALKRCLSKARPKWQLEFAANGTDAMAKLTEDNFDVLLTDIEMQEMTGATLLLECSIASPSTMRVAMSGRFDNLSTYAMTHCSHMYLAKPFEISALVEMIEPELMKHGQKLRRAAIILEDTVGREGNTDLASTTRRVRRRIYRERLRRIGISLGA, encoded by the coding sequence ATGGCTAAAATTCTAATTGTTGACGATGATGAACATCTACTCGACGCGCTGAAGCGTTGTCTTAGTAAGGCGCGGCCAAAATGGCAGCTGGAGTTTGCTGCGAACGGAACCGATGCAATGGCGAAACTCACCGAGGATAATTTTGACGTGTTGCTAACCGACATTGAGATGCAGGAAATGACAGGTGCAACGCTCCTCTTGGAATGCAGTATTGCCTCGCCAAGTACGATGCGTGTAGCCATGTCAGGACGCTTCGACAATCTCTCCACATATGCGATGACACATTGCTCGCATATGTACCTTGCGAAGCCATTTGAAATCTCTGCACTCGTCGAGATGATCGAACCCGAGTTGATGAAGCATGGCCAGAAACTACGCCGTGCTGCGATCATTTTGGAAGACACTGTTGGCCGGGAAGGCAATACGGATTTGGCCAGTACTACGCGAAGAGTGCGTCGCAGAATCTACCGAGAGCGGCTGAGAAGAATAGGAATAAGCTTGGGCGCATAA
- a CDS encoding response regulator, whose translation MAKLLFIDDDPEVLAGLERAFRPWRKKHDCCFVCGGVAGARKIKCTPFDVAVTDMAMPIVSGNELIEQARQHRPRMDFIVFSGRCDQPLIENLTHRGIVYIAKPASPEFLMMLIQDTLDWQNVNRSKLDFLDAVKAT comes from the coding sequence TTGGCTAAACTGTTGTTCATAGACGATGATCCAGAAGTTCTTGCAGGCCTCGAACGTGCATTCCGACCTTGGCGTAAGAAGCACGATTGCTGTTTCGTTTGCGGCGGAGTGGCGGGCGCGAGGAAAATAAAATGCACCCCTTTCGATGTGGCGGTGACCGATATGGCGATGCCCATAGTAAGTGGCAATGAGCTTATCGAACAGGCGCGGCAACACCGGCCCCGCATGGATTTCATCGTTTTCTCAGGTCGATGCGATCAACCCTTGATAGAAAACCTGACGCATAGGGGAATCGTCTATATCGCAAAACCAGCGTCACCCGAATTCCTGATGATGCTAATTCAGGACACATTGGATTGGCAGAACGTAAACCGCAGCAAGTTAGATTTTTTGGATGCCGTCAAGGCCACTTGA